A DNA window from Mastacembelus armatus chromosome 11, fMasArm1.2, whole genome shotgun sequence contains the following coding sequences:
- the styk1a gene encoding tyrosine-protein kinase STYK1, producing MSSNNSAENLCAPNDNLCIIKKHDLAVIIVPTLLLVATVITLVALFSLKYCHERKGTRVKHKHSRVRPSYRPYRQGIDAPPGINPLEHEELPMSVQVQQNAKTTQSAVPQRSTERNHDAFSQVTALPPSIFRRFNHSVSLYRARMNNKDVILRVLKERADDNEKEQFLGFASFMSGLGPHPFLPALLGVVSVQSPLTIVGEELRHRDLLQFLWRCRQDNSNSSSCDMTEKRLFTMATQVASALDYLHSQRCIHGNLGARNVLVGEDLTAKLWGLGPAYRRKTSSVRGVEDMELKKWQAPEVLVRREISQSSDVWSFGILLYEMVTLGDPPFAQIMANELLQYLQRGKHLKRPATCSNTGFSIIKSCCHWNPQQRLSVAELITKLQAGEKSANGRTVLRVSEPIDIEKYMREAGYGEGSNFAVL from the exons ATGTCATCCAACAACAGTGCCGAAAATCTGTGTGCACCCAATGACAACCTTTGTA tAATAAAGAAGCATGACCTGGCTGTGATTATTGTCCCTACATTGCTCCTTGTGGCCACAGTAATCACATTAGTGGCCCTGTTTTCATTGAAGTATTGTCATGAGCGGAAGGGAACGcgtgtaaaacacaaacacagcagggtGAGGCCGAGCTACAGACCATACAGACAGGGCATTGATG CACCCCCAGGTATAAACCCCCTGGAACATGAAGAGCTGCCAATGTCAGTTCAAGTTCAGCAGAATGCCAAGACAACTCAGTCTGCAGTACCACAGAGGTCCACAGAGAGGAATCATGACGCCTTCAGCCAGGTCACTGCCCTACCACCATCCATCTTCAGGAGGTTTAATCATTCAGTCAGCCTCTACAGAGCTCGTATGAACAACAAAGATGTCATCCTAAGGGTGCTAAAAG AAAGGGCAGACGACAATGAGAAGGAGCAATTTTTAGGTTTTGCTTCCTTCATGTCTGGACTGGGGCCGCACCCCTTCCTACCTGCACTGCTGGGTGTGGTTTCAGTGCAGTCGCCACTGACGATCGTGGGGGAAGAGCTCCGACACAGAGACCTGTTACAGTTCCTGTGGAGATGTAGGCAG GATAACTCCAATTCATCTTCATGCGACATGACAGAGAAGAGGCTCTTCACTATGGCAACACAAGTGGCCTCTGCCCTG GATTACCTGCACAGTCAGAGGTGCATCCATGGCAACTTGGGAGCTCGCAATGTCCTGGTTGGCGAAGATCTGACAGCGAAGCTGTGGGGATTGGGGCCAGCCTACCGCAGGAAAACCAGTTCAGTGCGAGGAGTAGAGGACATGGAGTTAAAGAAGTGGCAGGCACCTGAAGTGCTGGTTAGGAGAGAAATCAGTCAGAGCAGTGATGT atggTCCTTTGGCATTCTACTTTATGAAATGGTCACATTGG GTGACCCACCATTTGCTCAAATCATGGCGAATGAACTTCTGCAGTATCTCCAAAGAGGAAAGCATCTCAAACGACCAGCCACCTGCTCCAACACAGG GTTCTCCATCATCAAGTCCTGCTGCCACTGGAACCCACAACAACGTCTCTCCGTGGCGGAACTGATTACAAAACTTCAGGCGGGAGAAAAATCAGCCAATGGGAGGACAGTTCTCAGAGTGTCGGAACCAATAGACATCGAGAAATACATGAGAGAGGCGGGATATGGAGAAGGCTCCAACTTTGCTGTGTTATGA